Proteins encoded within one genomic window of Canis lupus dingo isolate Sandy chromosome 28, ASM325472v2, whole genome shotgun sequence:
- the CHST15 gene encoding carbohydrate sulfotransferase 15, with protein sequence MRHCINCCIQLLPNNERKQQVGCGGGPLHSHPECPACKGENKIVLRVDGKQMNLLAVLEVRAEGNESWGRFLRFKKGKRCSLVFGLMIMTLVMASYILSGAHQELLISSPFHYGAFPSNPSLMDGENPSDGKEHHHQPSVNNISYVKDYPSIKLIINSITARIEFTTRQLPDIEDLKKQELHMFSVIPNKFLPNSKSPCWYEEFTGRNTTDPYLTNSYVLYSKRFRSTFDALRKAFWGHLSHASGKHFRLRCLPRFYIIGQPKCGTTDLYDRLRLHPEVKFSAIKEPHWWTRKRFGIVRLRDGLRDRYPVEDYLDLFDLAAHQIHQGLQASSAKEQSRMTRIIIGEASASTMWDNNAWTFFYDNSTDGEPPFLTQDFIHAFQPDAKLIVMLRDPVERLYSDYLYFASSNKSADDFHEKVTEALQLFENCMLDYSLRACVYNNTLNNAMPVRLQVGLYAVYLLDWLTVFNKDQFLILRLEDHASNVKYTMHRVFQFLNLGPLGEKQETLMTKSPASNARRPEDRNLGPMWPVTQRILQDFYGPFNTRLAQVLADEAFAWRKT encoded by the exons ATGAGGCACTGCATTAATTGCTGCATACAGTTGTTGCCCAACAACGAGCGCAAACAGCAGGTGGGCTGCGGAGGAGGCCCTCTTCACAGTCACCCGGAGTGCCCCGCGTGCAAGGGCGAGAACAAAATTGTGCTTCGTGTGGACGGTAAGCAGATGAACTTGCTTGCTGTTCTCGAGGTGAGGGCTGAGGGGAACGAGAGCTGGGGCAGGTTTCTGCGCTTCAAGAAGGGGAAGCGATGCAGCCTCGTTTTTGGATTGATGATAATGACCTTGGTGATGGCGTCTTACATCCTTTCTGGGGCCCACCAAGAGCTTCTCATCTCCTCGCCTTTCCATTACGGAGCCTTCCCCAGCAATCCCAGCTTGATGGACGGTGAAAACCCGAGTGACGGGAAAGAGCACCATCACCAACCCTCTGTAAATAATATTTCGTATGTCAAAGACTACCCAAGCATTAAATTAATTATCAACAGCATCACAGCCAGGATAGAGTTCACCACCAGGCAGCTCCCAGACATAGAagatctcaagaagcaagaattGCAC ATGTTTTCAGTAATCCCCAATAAATTTCTTCCAAATAGCAAGAGCCCGTGTTGGTACGAGGAGTTCACGGGCAGGAACACCACCGACCCGTACCTGACCAACTCCTACGTGCTCTACTCCAAGCGCTTCCGCTCCACCTTCGACGCCCTGCGCAAGGCCTTCTGGGGCCACCTGTCGCACGCCAGCGGGAAGCACTTCCGCCTCCGCTGCCTGCCGCGCTTCTACATCATCGGGCAGCCCAAGTGCGGCACCACCGACCTCTACGACCGCCTCCGGCTGCACCCGGAAGTCAAGTTCTCCGCCATCAAGGAGCCCCACTGGTGGACCCGGAAGCGCTTTG GAATTGTGCGCCTGAGAGATGGGCTTCGGGACCGCTACCCCGTGGAAGATTACCTGGACCTCTTTGACCTGGCTGCACACCAGATTCATCAAGGATTGCAGGCCAGCTCTGCAAAGGAGCAGAGCAGGATGACCAGAATCATCATCG GGGAGGCCAGCGCCTCCACCATGTGGGACAACAATGCGTGGACGTTCTTCTACGACAACAGCACAGACGGAGAGCCGCCCTTTCTCACCCAGGACTTCATCCACGCCTTCCAGCCGGACGCAAAATTGATTGTCATGCTCAGGGACCCCGTAGAGAG gTTGTACTCCGACTATCTCTACTTCGCAAGTTCGAATAAATCTGCCGACGACTTTCATGAAAAAGTGACGGAAGCTCTGCAGCTGTTTGAAAATTGCATGCTCGATTATTCCTTGCGTGCCTGTGTCTACAACAACACGCTCAACAATGCCATGCCT GTGAGGCTCCAGGTCGGTCTGTATGCTGTGTACCTTCTGGATTGGCTCACTGTTTTTAACAAAGACCAATTCCTCATTCTTCGCCTGGAAGACCACGCATCCAACGTCAAGTACACCATGCACAGGGTCTTCCAGTTCCTCAACCTCG GGCCCTTAGGTGAGAAACAAGAGACCCTGATGACAAAGAGCCCCGCGTCCAATGCACGGCGTCCTGAGGACCGGAACCTGGGGCCCATGTGGCCTGTCACCCAGAGGATCCTGCAGGACTTCTACGGGCCTTTCAACACCAGGCTGGCGCAGGTGCTCGCTGACGAGGCGTTCGCCTGGAGGAAGACCTGA